Proteins from a genomic interval of Stenotrophomonas maltophilia:
- a CDS encoding crotonase/enoyl-CoA hydratase family protein produces MSTIEKLPSSGSRFATIRTEDSADGNAHWLFMHADAATGIRPCCRKDMLDEMWSFMAAITRSPAERHSGTLRHFVLASDAVAYNLGGDLDLFTRLIREGNRDLLLNYAQRCVEGVHHLHTGFGGDVRSIALIQGDALGGGLEMALACHTIVAEEGSGMGLPEVLFGLFPGMGAYSFLCRRVSPHLAEKIILDGRVYSAEEMHALGIVDVLVKKGEGRAAVEELIRQQQRTPQSYLAMNAARSIAQAVSYDELLEITKVWVDSALALGDRSLRTMDRLIKAQTRRAGLDAA; encoded by the coding sequence ATGAGTACCATCGAAAAGCTGCCCAGCAGCGGCTCGCGTTTTGCCACCATCCGTACCGAGGACAGCGCCGACGGCAATGCCCACTGGTTGTTCATGCACGCCGATGCTGCCACCGGCATCCGTCCGTGCTGCCGAAAGGACATGCTCGACGAGATGTGGAGCTTCATGGCCGCCATCACCCGCAGCCCCGCCGAGCGCCACAGCGGCACATTGCGGCATTTCGTGCTGGCGTCCGATGCCGTCGCCTACAACCTGGGGGGCGACCTGGACCTGTTCACCCGCCTGATCCGCGAAGGCAACCGCGACCTCCTGCTGAACTACGCCCAGCGGTGCGTGGAAGGCGTGCACCACCTGCATACCGGATTCGGCGGCGACGTGCGTTCGATTGCCCTGATCCAGGGTGACGCGCTTGGCGGTGGCCTGGAAATGGCATTGGCCTGCCACACCATCGTGGCCGAGGAAGGCAGCGGAATGGGCCTGCCCGAAGTGCTGTTCGGCCTTTTCCCCGGCATGGGGGCCTATTCCTTCCTGTGCCGGCGGGTGTCACCGCACCTGGCCGAGAAGATCATCCTTGACGGCCGTGTCTACAGCGCCGAGGAAATGCATGCGCTGGGCATCGTCGATGTACTGGTGAAGAAGGGCGAAGGTCGTGCCGCAGTTGAGGAGCTGATCCGCCAACAGCAACGTACCCCACAGTCCTATCTGGCAATGAACGCCGCACGCAGCATTGCCCAGGCTGTCAGCTACGACGAACTGCTGGAGATCACCAAGGTATGGGTCGATTCCGCCCTCGCCCTCGGCGACCGCTCCTTGCGCACCATGGATCGCTTGATCAAGGCCCAGACCCGTCGCGCAGGCCTCGACGCGGCCTGA
- the betA gene encoding choline dehydrogenase — MSTHNEYDYIIIGAGSAGNVLATRLTEDADVSVLLLEAGGPDYRLDFRTQMPAALAFPLQGKRYNWAYKTDPEPFMNNRRMDCGRGKGLGGSSLINGMCYIRGNAMDYDNWASMPGLEDWTYLDCLPYFRKAETRDIGANDYHGGDGPLRVTTPKAGNNELFAAMVEAGVQAGYPRTDDLNGYQQEGFGPMDRTVTPKGRRSSTARGYLDLAKPRPNLTIVTHALTDRILFSGKRAVGVQWLHNDQPQRATARREVLLCGGAIASPQILQRSGVGPADLLRSLDIDLVHHLPGVGANLQDHLEMYLQYECKKPVSLAPALKLYNQPAIGAEWLFLGTGIGASNQFEAGGFIRSDAEFDWPNLQYHFLPVAINYNGSNPIKAHSFQMHVGSMRSPSRGRIHVRSKDPREHPSILFNYMSHDQDWREFRAAIRITREIFAQPALAPYSGREISPGSALQTDAQIDAFVREHAETAYHPSCSNKMGHADDPMAVVDGQGRVHGLEGLRIVDASIMPQVVTGNLNAPTIMMAEKLADVIRGRTPLARSTAPYYKANGAPVRKQG, encoded by the coding sequence ATGAGCACCCATAACGAGTACGACTACATCATCATCGGCGCCGGTTCGGCCGGCAACGTGCTGGCCACCCGCCTCACCGAAGATGCCGATGTCAGCGTGCTGCTGCTGGAAGCCGGTGGCCCGGACTACCGGCTCGACTTCCGTACCCAGATGCCGGCGGCGCTGGCCTTCCCGTTGCAGGGCAAGCGCTACAACTGGGCGTACAAGACCGATCCCGAGCCCTTCATGAACAACCGCCGCATGGACTGCGGCCGCGGCAAGGGCCTGGGTGGCTCTTCGCTGATCAACGGCATGTGCTACATCCGCGGCAACGCGATGGACTACGACAACTGGGCCAGCATGCCGGGCCTGGAAGACTGGACCTACCTGGACTGCCTGCCCTACTTCCGCAAGGCTGAAACCCGCGATATCGGCGCCAATGACTACCACGGTGGTGATGGCCCGCTGCGCGTGACCACGCCGAAGGCCGGCAACAACGAGCTGTTCGCTGCGATGGTCGAGGCCGGCGTGCAGGCCGGCTACCCGCGCACCGACGACCTCAACGGCTACCAGCAGGAAGGCTTCGGCCCGATGGACCGCACGGTGACCCCGAAGGGCCGTCGCTCCAGCACCGCCCGCGGCTACCTGGACCTGGCCAAGCCGCGCCCGAACCTGACCATCGTCACCCACGCGCTGACCGACCGCATCCTGTTCTCGGGCAAGCGCGCGGTGGGCGTGCAGTGGCTGCACAACGACCAGCCGCAGCGTGCCACCGCCCGCCGCGAAGTGCTGCTGTGCGGCGGCGCCATCGCCTCGCCGCAGATCCTGCAGCGCTCCGGCGTCGGCCCGGCCGACCTGCTGCGCAGCTTGGACATCGACCTGGTGCACCACCTGCCGGGCGTCGGCGCCAACCTGCAGGATCACTTGGAGATGTACCTGCAGTACGAGTGCAAGAAGCCGGTGTCGCTGGCCCCGGCACTGAAGCTGTACAACCAGCCGGCGATCGGCGCCGAGTGGCTGTTCCTGGGCACCGGCATCGGCGCCAGCAACCAGTTCGAGGCCGGTGGCTTCATCCGCAGCGACGCCGAATTCGACTGGCCGAACCTGCAGTACCACTTCCTGCCGGTGGCGATCAATTACAACGGCTCCAACCCGATCAAGGCGCACAGCTTCCAGATGCACGTCGGTTCGATGCGCTCGCCGAGCCGCGGCCGCATCCATGTGCGCTCGAAGGACCCGCGCGAACATCCCAGCATCCTGTTCAACTACATGTCGCACGACCAGGACTGGCGCGAGTTCCGTGCAGCGATCCGCATCACCCGCGAGATCTTCGCGCAGCCGGCGCTGGCACCGTACAGCGGCCGCGAGATCTCGCCGGGCAGCGCGCTGCAGACCGACGCGCAGATCGATGCGTTCGTCCGCGAGCATGCCGAGACCGCCTACCACCCGTCGTGCTCGAACAAGATGGGCCATGCCGATGACCCGATGGCGGTGGTCGATGGCCAGGGCCGCGTGCACGGGCTGGAAGGCCTGCGCATCGTCGATGCCTCGATCATGCCGCAGGTGGTGACCGGCAACCTCAACGCGCCGACCATCATGATGGCCGAGAAGCTGGCCGACGTGATCCGCGGCCGCACCCCGCTGGCCCGCAGCACCGCGCCGTACTACAAGGCCAATGGTGCACCGGTGCGCAAGCAGGGCTGA
- the betI gene encoding transcriptional regulator BetI: MPKKGVEPVRREQLIRATFQTIDEIGMADATVATIAKKAGMSSGIVAHYFGDKDGLLNAAMRQILRELKDAVARYRADASDDPREQLRAIVDGNFDDSQINGTAMRVWLTFWAASMHQPELARLQRANDQRLFSNLCHQFNRLLPHPQARLAARGLAAMIDGLWLRGSLVGGQFNAEKSRRIAYGYIDFQLQAVAL; this comes from the coding sequence ATGCCGAAGAAAGGCGTGGAACCGGTACGGCGCGAGCAGCTGATCCGGGCCACTTTCCAGACCATCGACGAGATCGGCATGGCCGATGCGACCGTCGCCACCATCGCGAAGAAGGCAGGGATGTCCAGCGGCATCGTCGCCCACTACTTCGGCGACAAGGACGGCCTGCTCAATGCTGCAATGCGGCAGATCCTGCGTGAACTGAAGGACGCGGTCGCCCGCTACCGCGCCGACGCCAGCGACGACCCGCGCGAGCAGCTGCGCGCCATCGTCGATGGCAACTTCGACGACAGCCAGATCAACGGCACCGCCATGCGCGTCTGGCTCACCTTCTGGGCAGCGAGCATGCACCAGCCGGAACTGGCCCGGCTGCAGCGCGCCAACGACCAGCGCCTGTTCTCCAACCTGTGCCACCAGTTCAACCGCCTGCTGCCCCACCCGCAGGCCCGCCTGGCCGCCCGCGGCCTGGCCGCGATGATCGATGGCCTGTGGCTGCGCGGCAGCCTGGTCGGCGGCCAGTTCAATGCCGAGAAGTCCCGGCGCATCGCTTACGGCTACATCGACTTCCAGTTGCAGGCTGTCGCGCTATAA
- a CDS encoding long-chain fatty acid--CoA ligase, which translates to MSLDRPWLQSYPKGVPAEIDVNEFHSVASVFDASVAKFRDRPAYSSFGKVLTYGETDALVTQFAAYLLGELKLKKGDRVALMMPNCLQYPVATFGVLRAGLTVVNVNPLYTARELKHQLVDAGVSALVVVDNFGDTVEQVIADTPVKHVVTTGLGDLLGAKGAIVNFVLKYVKKMVPNYHIKGAVRFRQALKLGSRHTLPPVEIDHDDIAFLQYTGGTTGVAKGAMLTNRNLIANMQQASAWISASGIEMGKEWIITALPLYHIFALTANGLVFMKFGGCNHLITNPRDMKGFVKELKSVRFTAITGVNTLFNGLLNTPGFDTVDFSSLKVTLGGGMAVQRAVAERWKKVTGVTLVEAYGLTETSPAACINPLTLTEYNGSIGLPIPSTDACIKDDNSNILPLGEVGELCIKGPQVMKGYWQRPEETDKAIDADGWLHTGDMAKMDEHGFFYIVDRKKDMILVSGFNVYPNEVEDVIAMMPGVLEVAAVGVPDEKSGEVVKVVIVKKDPNLTAEMVKEHARANLTGYKHPKIVEFRKELPKTNVGKILRRELRDTPAQ; encoded by the coding sequence ATGAGTCTGGATCGTCCCTGGCTGCAGAGCTATCCGAAAGGCGTTCCCGCCGAAATCGACGTCAACGAGTTCCATTCGGTAGCTTCGGTCTTCGACGCTTCCGTCGCGAAATTCCGCGACCGTCCGGCCTACTCCAGCTTCGGCAAGGTGCTCACCTACGGTGAGACCGATGCGCTGGTCACCCAGTTCGCGGCCTACCTGCTGGGTGAGCTCAAGCTCAAGAAGGGTGACCGCGTCGCCCTGATGATGCCCAACTGCCTGCAGTACCCGGTAGCCACCTTCGGCGTGCTGCGCGCAGGCCTCACCGTGGTCAACGTCAACCCGCTGTACACCGCGCGCGAACTCAAGCACCAGCTGGTCGACGCGGGCGTCAGTGCCCTGGTGGTGGTCGACAACTTCGGCGACACCGTCGAACAGGTCATCGCCGATACGCCGGTCAAGCACGTGGTCACCACCGGCCTCGGCGACCTGCTTGGCGCCAAGGGCGCGATCGTCAACTTCGTGCTGAAGTACGTCAAGAAGATGGTGCCCAACTACCACATCAAGGGCGCCGTCCGCTTCAGGCAGGCGCTCAAGCTGGGCAGCCGCCACACGCTTCCGCCGGTCGAGATCGACCACGACGACATCGCCTTCCTCCAGTACACCGGCGGCACCACCGGCGTCGCCAAGGGTGCGATGCTGACCAACCGCAACCTGATCGCCAACATGCAGCAGGCCTCGGCCTGGATCAGTGCGTCGGGCATCGAGATGGGCAAGGAGTGGATCATCACCGCCCTGCCGCTGTACCACATCTTCGCATTGACCGCGAACGGCCTGGTCTTCATGAAGTTCGGTGGCTGCAATCACCTGATCACCAATCCGCGCGACATGAAGGGTTTCGTCAAGGAACTCAAGTCGGTGCGCTTCACTGCCATCACCGGCGTCAACACGCTGTTCAACGGTCTGCTCAATACCCCCGGTTTCGACACGGTCGACTTCTCGTCGCTGAAGGTCACCCTGGGGGGCGGCATGGCCGTGCAGCGCGCCGTGGCCGAACGCTGGAAAAAGGTCACCGGCGTGACGCTGGTCGAGGCCTACGGCCTGACCGAGACGTCGCCGGCGGCCTGCATCAACCCGCTGACCCTCACCGAGTACAACGGTTCGATCGGCCTGCCGATCCCGTCCACCGATGCCTGCATCAAGGACGACAACAGCAACATCCTGCCGTTGGGCGAGGTCGGCGAACTCTGCATCAAGGGCCCGCAGGTGATGAAGGGCTACTGGCAGCGTCCCGAAGAAACCGACAAGGCCATCGATGCCGACGGCTGGCTGCACACCGGCGACATGGCGAAGATGGACGAACACGGCTTCTTCTACATCGTCGACCGCAAGAAGGACATGATCCTGGTGTCCGGCTTCAATGTGTACCCGAACGAAGTCGAGGATGTCATCGCGATGATGCCCGGCGTGCTGGAAGTGGCTGCGGTCGGCGTGCCGGACGAGAAGTCCGGCGAGGTGGTCAAGGTGGTCATCGTGAAGAAGGACCCGAACCTGACCGCCGAAATGGTCAAGGAGCATGCCCGGGCCAACCTGACCGGCTACAAGCACCCCAAAATCGTAGAATTCCGAAAGGAACTGCCGAAGACCAACGTCGGCAAAATCCTCCGTCGCGAACTCCGCGATACGCCCGCCCAGTAA
- the betB gene encoding betaine-aldehyde dehydrogenase, with protein sequence MTTLPVQQLYIHGQRVDATSGKTFKTVNPATGEVIAEVQVASQADVERAVQSAAEGQKAWAAMTAMERSRILRRAVEILRERNDELAHLETLDTGKALAETTTVDIVTGADVVEYYAGLATAIEGIQLPLRESSFFYTRREPLGVVAGIGAWNYPIQIAMWKSAPALAAGNAMVFKPSEVTPLTAIRLAEIYTEAGVPAGVFNVVQGPGREIGQWLTEHPVIEKISFTGGVATGKKVMASAASSSLKEVTMELGGKSPLVICDDADLDRAADIAVMANFFSSGQVCTNGTRVFVPRSMLAAFEAAVVERVKRIRIGDPMAAETNFGPLTSFPHMENVLRYIESGKAEGARLLTGGGRATEGALANGAYVLPTVFSDCRDDMTIVKEEIFGPVMSILAYDDEDEVVRRANDTTFGLAAGVVSKDVSRAHRIIHRLEAGICWINTWGESPAEMPVGGYKESGVGRENGISTLGHYTRIKSVQVELGDYASVF encoded by the coding sequence ATGACCACCCTGCCCGTCCAACAGCTCTACATCCACGGCCAGCGCGTCGATGCCACCAGCGGCAAGACCTTCAAGACCGTCAACCCGGCCACCGGCGAGGTGATCGCCGAAGTACAGGTCGCCAGCCAGGCCGACGTCGAGCGCGCCGTGCAGAGCGCGGCCGAGGGCCAGAAGGCGTGGGCCGCGATGACCGCGATGGAGCGTTCGCGCATCCTGCGCCGCGCCGTCGAGATCCTGCGTGAACGCAACGACGAGCTGGCCCACCTGGAAACCCTGGACACCGGCAAGGCACTGGCCGAGACCACCACCGTGGACATCGTCACCGGTGCCGACGTGGTCGAGTACTACGCCGGCCTGGCCACCGCCATCGAAGGCATCCAGCTGCCGCTGCGCGAATCGAGCTTCTTCTACACCCGCCGCGAGCCGCTGGGCGTGGTCGCCGGCATCGGCGCCTGGAACTACCCGATCCAGATCGCCATGTGGAAGTCGGCTCCGGCCCTGGCCGCCGGCAACGCGATGGTGTTCAAGCCGTCGGAAGTAACCCCGCTGACCGCGATCCGGCTGGCCGAGATCTACACCGAAGCCGGCGTGCCGGCCGGCGTGTTCAACGTCGTGCAGGGCCCCGGTCGCGAGATCGGCCAGTGGCTGACCGAGCACCCGGTGATCGAGAAGATCTCCTTCACCGGCGGCGTCGCCACCGGCAAGAAGGTCATGGCCAGCGCCGCGTCCTCGTCGCTGAAGGAAGTGACCATGGAGCTGGGCGGCAAGTCACCGCTGGTGATCTGCGATGACGCCGACCTCGACCGCGCCGCCGACATCGCGGTGATGGCCAACTTCTTCAGCTCCGGCCAGGTCTGCACCAACGGCACCCGCGTGTTCGTGCCGCGCAGCATGCTGGCCGCATTCGAAGCGGCCGTTGTCGAGCGGGTCAAGCGCATCCGCATCGGCGACCCGATGGCCGCCGAGACCAACTTCGGCCCGCTGACCAGCTTCCCGCACATGGAAAACGTGCTGCGCTACATCGAAAGCGGCAAGGCCGAAGGCGCCCGCCTGCTGACCGGCGGCGGCCGCGCCACCGAAGGCGCGCTGGCCAACGGCGCCTACGTGCTGCCGACCGTGTTCTCCGACTGCCGCGATGACATGACCATCGTCAAGGAAGAGATCTTCGGGCCGGTGATGAGCATCCTTGCCTACGACGACGAAGACGAAGTGGTGCGTCGTGCCAACGACACCACCTTCGGCCTGGCCGCCGGCGTGGTCAGCAAGGACGTCAGCCGCGCCCACCGCATCATCCACCGCCTGGAAGCCGGCATCTGCTGGATCAACACCTGGGGTGAGTCGCCGGCCGAAATGCCGGTCGGTGGCTACAAGGAATCCGGCGTCGGCCGCGAGAACGGCATCTCGACCCTCGGCCACTACACCCGCATCAAGTCGGTGCAGGTCGAGCTGGGCGACTACGCCAGCGTGTTCTGA